A genomic segment from Desulfurobacterium pacificum encodes:
- a CDS encoding ATP-dependent Clp protease ATP-binding subunit, translating to MNIWDILSGRAKDAILLSQEIARQLGERYVDTEHLLLAMVELPGSPILDVFTLAGFDPVRAKKFIREQVDRVGRLGIPSSYTGYEEIYITPTLKRVFDAAIDIARQMKARNVDLEHLFLAFYEVPESMAYRILLKLGLEKEDALKAVKKYREGKAKLSRDISAKAKKAGKQLPEVLRKFGIDLTGLAEEGKLDPVIDRENEIKRVIQILSRRTKNNPVLVGPAGVGKTAIVEGVAQKIANGEVPDELKDKRIVALDMAALVAGTKYRGEFEERLKQVLDAIKEEGNIILFIDELHTVVGAGAAEGSMDAANIMKPALARGEFRVIGATTVDEFRKYIEKDPALERRFAPVWVDEPDIETAILMLKGLRPKLEEHHKVKITDDAIEAAVKLSKKYIQGRYLPDKAIDVLDEACARKKIEATYTSPELAELKEKLHNLRAELDEAVKKEEFDKAAKLKKEIKEIEERIKELEEKQEKSKEQGENVPVVTAEDIAEVISEMTGIPASKLQEEEIQKLLRMEKELHKRVIGQERAIKAISEAIRRARAGLQPPNRPLGSFLFLGPTGVGKTELAKALAEYLFGDESAIIRLDMSEYMEKHAVSKLIGAPPGYVGYEEGGQLTEAVRRKPYSVILLDEIEKAHPDVFNILLQILDDGRLTDAKGRTVDFSNTVIIMTSNVGSEKLMNLSKEEFEKNYDKIKEQIMEELKRRFRPEFLNRIDEIIIFHPLSEVEIKEIVDLLISKLNKRLEERGIKVELTEEAKSELAKRGYVPEFGARPLRRTIQREIETPLSVKILEGSVKDGDTVKVDYDKEKGEFTFEVKSELPPKEAEIKTADEQQDSEKKDSNGEDKKSE from the coding sequence ATGAACATTTGGGACATTTTGAGTGGAAGAGCGAAGGATGCGATACTCCTTTCTCAGGAGATAGCAAGGCAGCTTGGAGAAAGATACGTAGATACAGAACATCTCCTTTTGGCAATGGTTGAACTTCCAGGTTCACCTATATTGGACGTTTTCACTCTTGCAGGTTTTGACCCAGTAAGGGCAAAGAAATTTATAAGAGAACAGGTTGATAGAGTTGGACGCCTTGGTATACCGTCTTCCTATACAGGGTACGAAGAAATCTACATAACCCCAACTTTAAAAAGAGTGTTTGATGCAGCAATTGATATTGCAAGGCAGATGAAAGCAAGAAATGTTGACCTTGAACATTTATTCCTTGCATTCTACGAAGTTCCAGAAAGTATGGCTTACAGAATTCTTCTTAAGTTAGGTCTTGAGAAGGAAGATGCTTTAAAAGCTGTTAAAAAGTATAGAGAAGGTAAGGCTAAACTTTCAAGAGATATTTCTGCAAAAGCGAAGAAGGCTGGCAAGCAGCTTCCTGAAGTTTTAAGGAAATTTGGCATAGACCTTACAGGTCTTGCTGAAGAAGGTAAACTTGACCCTGTAATTGACAGAGAAAATGAGATTAAAAGAGTTATTCAAATTCTCTCCAGAAGAACGAAGAATAACCCTGTTCTTGTAGGACCTGCTGGTGTTGGAAAAACGGCTATTGTTGAGGGAGTTGCTCAAAAGATAGCTAATGGCGAAGTTCCTGATGAACTTAAAGATAAAAGAATAGTCGCTCTTGATATGGCGGCTCTGGTAGCAGGAACTAAATATCGTGGTGAGTTTGAAGAAAGATTAAAGCAAGTTTTAGATGCTATTAAAGAGGAAGGAAATATTATCCTGTTTATTGACGAACTTCATACTGTTGTTGGTGCTGGTGCAGCGGAAGGTTCTATGGATGCAGCTAACATAATGAAACCAGCTTTGGCAAGAGGTGAATTTAGAGTAATCGGTGCTACAACTGTAGATGAATTCAGGAAGTATATAGAGAAAGACCCTGCACTTGAGAGAAGATTTGCTCCAGTTTGGGTTGATGAGCCAGATATAGAAACTGCTATTCTCATGCTTAAAGGTTTGAGACCGAAACTTGAAGAGCACCATAAAGTTAAGATTACTGATGATGCTATTGAAGCAGCTGTAAAACTTTCTAAGAAGTATATTCAAGGAAGGTATTTACCTGATAAGGCTATAGATGTTCTTGATGAAGCTTGTGCAAGGAAGAAGATAGAAGCTACTTATACTTCTCCAGAACTTGCTGAATTGAAGGAGAAACTACACAATTTAAGAGCAGAGTTAGATGAAGCTGTTAAGAAAGAAGAATTTGATAAAGCGGCTAAGTTGAAGAAGGAGATTAAAGAAATAGAGGAACGTATTAAGGAACTTGAAGAGAAACAAGAAAAGAGTAAAGAACAGGGAGAGAATGTTCCTGTAGTTACTGCTGAAGATATAGCTGAAGTTATCTCTGAAATGACGGGTATTCCTGCATCTAAGCTTCAAGAGGAAGAAATTCAGAAACTTCTCAGAATGGAAAAAGAGTTACATAAGAGGGTAATTGGTCAGGAGAGAGCTATTAAAGCTATCTCCGAAGCTATTAGACGTGCAAGGGCTGGTTTACAACCTCCAAATAGACCTCTTGGAAGTTTCTTGTTCTTAGGTCCTACGGGTGTGGGTAAGACAGAATTAGCTAAAGCGTTGGCAGAATACTTGTTTGGAGATGAAAGTGCGATTATTAGACTTGACATGTCTGAATATATGGAGAAGCATGCCGTTTCTAAGTTGATTGGTGCACCTCCAGGATATGTAGGTTATGAAGAAGGTGGTCAGCTTACAGAAGCTGTTAGAAGGAAGCCTTATAGCGTAATTCTTCTTGATGAGATAGAAAAGGCACATCCTGATGTGTTTAATATCTTGCTTCAGATTCTTGATGATGGAAGGCTTACAGATGCTAAAGGAAGAACAGTTGACTTTAGCAATACTGTGATAATTATGACAAGTAACGTTGGTTCTGAAAAGCTTATGAATCTGTCCAAAGAGGAGTTTGAGAAGAATTACGACAAAATTAAAGAGCAAATAATGGAAGAGCTTAAGAGAAGGTTTAGACCAGAGTTCTTGAACAGGATAGATGAAATAATTATTTTCCATCCTCTTAGTGAAGTTGAAATTAAGGAAATTGTTGACCTGTTAATTTCTAAGCTTAATAAGAGATTGGAGGAAAGAGGAATTAAGGTAGAGCTTACAGAAGAGGCTAAGAGCGAACTTGCTAAGAGAGGTTACGTTCCAGAATTTGGTGCAAGACCTCTCAGAAGAACTATACAGAGAGAGATTGAAACTCCGTTGTCTGTTAAGATTCTTGAAGGTAGCGTTAAGGATGGTGATACTGTGAAGGTGGATTACGATAAGGAGAAGGGAGAGTTTACCTTTGAAGTAAAGTCTGAATTACCTCCAAAGGAAGCAGAAATAAAAACTGCTGATGAGCAACAGGATTCTGAAAAAAAGGATTCAAACGGTGAAGATAAGAAAAGTGAGTAG
- a CDS encoding heat shock protein transcriptional repressor HspR produces MIDKDTPVYMISIVAKIAGVHPQTLRFYENEGLIKPSRTEGRTRLYSERDLMRVKRIVSLTRERGVNVAGTHLILRLEDDIEKLFKALAEHLDDTTKEMLVSLLKELTFEELDALKLVEILER; encoded by the coding sequence GTGATAGATAAAGACACACCAGTCTATATGATAAGCATTGTTGCAAAAATTGCCGGTGTTCATCCTCAAACTTTACGTTTTTACGAGAATGAAGGACTTATAAAACCTTCAAGGACGGAAGGGAGGACAAGGCTCTATTCTGAAAGAGATTTAATGAGGGTAAAAAGAATTGTATCTCTTACGCGAGAAAGAGGAGTTAATGTGGCGGGGACTCATCTCATTTTACGTTTGGAAGATGACATAGAGAAGCTTTTTAAAGCTTTGGCGGAACATTTGGATGATACAACCAAAGAGATGCTTGTTTCTTTATTGAAAGAGTTAACCTTTGAAGAGCTTGATGCTCTTAAACTTGTTGAAATTCTTGAAAGATAA
- the lpxC gene encoding UDP-3-O-acyl-N-acetylglucosamine deacetylase, which produces MQVFQRTIKNSIKFSGIGLHTGKKVNVRIEPAKEDTGIVFVRGDLKGSPSLRVSPEFLSKLFYATTLSNGEISVQTVEHLLAALSAFGIDNVYVVLDSEELPILDGSAAPYVYLLEDTGIYEQSQKRKYMLLKRKVNIENDNKRITAEPYFGLEIDNTISFDHTYKKVRFQRMKYSHSLESFKSIAVARTFCFYQEVEALRAAGLAKGGSLENAIVIGEYDILNEGGLRLDNEFVAHKTLDLVGDLYVLGYPLLAKITAYRTGHALNAAFVRTVYFQNLCEIIELEEGEPLKYLENLITPFAEEQA; this is translated from the coding sequence ATGCAAGTTTTTCAAAGAACAATAAAAAACTCTATAAAGTTTAGTGGAATAGGATTACATACTGGAAAGAAAGTCAACGTTCGAATAGAACCGGCTAAAGAAGACACGGGTATAGTTTTTGTTAGAGGAGATTTAAAAGGTTCTCCTTCTCTGAGGGTTTCTCCCGAGTTTCTTTCAAAATTGTTTTATGCTACTACGTTATCAAATGGGGAAATTTCTGTTCAAACTGTTGAACATCTTCTTGCTGCACTTTCTGCTTTTGGTATAGATAACGTTTATGTAGTTCTTGATTCAGAAGAGTTACCTATCTTAGACGGGAGTGCTGCTCCTTACGTATATCTTTTAGAAGATACAGGGATATATGAGCAATCTCAAAAACGAAAATATATGCTTTTAAAGCGGAAAGTTAATATTGAAAACGATAATAAGAGAATAACTGCTGAACCTTATTTTGGTTTAGAGATAGATAATACTATTTCTTTTGACCATACCTATAAGAAGGTTAGATTCCAAAGAATGAAGTATTCTCATAGCCTTGAATCTTTTAAAAGCATAGCTGTAGCAAGAACTTTCTGCTTTTATCAGGAGGTTGAAGCTTTAAGAGCTGCAGGACTTGCTAAAGGTGGAAGCCTTGAGAATGCAATTGTTATAGGTGAATATGATATATTGAATGAAGGGGGATTACGTTTAGATAATGAATTCGTGGCTCATAAAACTTTAGATTTAGTGGGGGATTTGTACGTTTTAGGATATCCTTTGCTTGCAAAGATTACTGCTTATAGAACAGGACATGCTCTTAACGCAGCTTTTGTTAGAACGGTTTACTTCCAAAACCTATGCGAAATTATAGAATTGGAAGAGGGGGAACCTTTAAAGTATTTAGAAAACCTTATTACTCCATTTGCAGAAGAACAAGCATAA
- a CDS encoding MBL fold metallo-hydrolase has protein sequence MKLTKETLKNRLVFLGTAGARYVAFGFLRQAGGLYFDFDGFNVHVDPGPGAFVHAHKKGIDPHWTEVIILSHRHLDHCADVNHVIEAMTLGGKRKRGILFCPEDAVSHDPVVLEYTRSNLKAVNIVKEGNEYTLTDSLGVSFPIRHDHRVETYGVVFKWKKKIAYISDTRFFDKLIDAYKGVDLLILNVTMYKKRPVVDHLSSEEAAILISEIKPQVAIMTHFGRTMLEAKPWLVANAVSENTGIKTLAAYDNMIFDLQSFQVVKQR, from the coding sequence TTGAAATTAACAAAAGAGACTCTTAAAAATAGGCTTGTATTTCTTGGAACTGCAGGTGCAAGGTATGTCGCTTTTGGTTTTTTAAGACAAGCTGGTGGTCTTTATTTTGATTTTGATGGATTTAACGTTCACGTTGACCCTGGTCCTGGAGCTTTCGTTCATGCTCATAAAAAAGGAATAGACCCTCATTGGACAGAAGTTATTATTTTGTCTCATCGCCATTTAGACCACTGTGCAGATGTTAATCACGTTATAGAAGCTATGACGTTGGGCGGAAAGAGGAAGAGGGGTATCCTATTTTGCCCTGAGGATGCTGTATCTCATGACCCAGTGGTTCTTGAATATACTCGTAGTAATTTGAAGGCTGTAAATATTGTTAAGGAAGGAAACGAATATACTTTGACAGATTCTTTAGGAGTTTCTTTTCCTATAAGGCATGACCACAGAGTAGAGACGTATGGAGTGGTTTTTAAGTGGAAAAAGAAAATAGCTTATATTTCAGATACGCGCTTCTTTGATAAACTGATAGATGCTTACAAAGGGGTTGATTTACTCATTCTCAACGTTACGATGTATAAGAAAAGACCTGTAGTTGACCACCTTTCTTCTGAAGAAGCAGCTATTCTCATTAGCGAAATAAAACCTCAGGTTGCTATTATGACTCATTTTGGCAGGACCATGCTTGAGGCTAAGCCTTGGTTGGTGGCTAACGCAGTTAGTGAAAATACAGGAATTAAAACGTTGGCAGCTTACGATAATATGATATTTGACCTGCAATCCTTTCAGGTTGTTAAACAGAGGTAG
- the lpxA gene encoding acyl-ACP--UDP-N-acetylglucosamine O-acyltransferase, protein MVKVSPLAVVEKGAELDEGVVIEPFAYIGSKVKVGKGTVIKKGAVIEGDTTIGENCIIYGATIGVAPQDLKYKGEESKVIIGNNTTVREYVTIHRGTEGGGLITKVGDNVLLMAYSHVAHDVIIGNNVIVANTVQIAGHVEIDDYAIIGGLTGIHQFVRIGKHAMVGGASAVHRDVPPFTVAQGNRAKLEGINIIGLKRRGFQRDTIKNLTTVFEMVFKTDEPLQISLKRVEEEFGDIPEVKEFVSFIRNSKRGICPA, encoded by the coding sequence ATGGTTAAGGTAAGTCCACTTGCGGTCGTTGAAAAAGGTGCAGAACTTGATGAAGGTGTAGTAATTGAGCCTTTTGCTTACATTGGTTCTAAAGTAAAGGTTGGTAAAGGGACGGTTATAAAAAAGGGGGCTGTAATAGAAGGAGATACAACTATTGGGGAGAATTGCATTATTTATGGCGCTACAATAGGGGTTGCCCCTCAAGATTTAAAGTATAAAGGAGAAGAATCAAAGGTAATCATCGGGAACAATACTACGGTAAGGGAGTACGTGACTATACATAGAGGAACGGAAGGTGGAGGGTTAATAACTAAAGTTGGGGATAACGTTCTACTTATGGCGTATTCTCACGTTGCCCACGATGTTATTATAGGAAACAACGTTATAGTTGCTAATACGGTTCAGATAGCTGGACATGTAGAAATAGATGATTATGCCATTATAGGTGGTCTTACGGGAATTCATCAGTTTGTAAGAATAGGTAAGCACGCGATGGTTGGTGGGGCTTCCGCCGTTCATAGAGATGTTCCTCCGTTTACTGTTGCTCAAGGGAATAGAGCGAAATTAGAGGGAATTAACATTATTGGTTTAAAACGAAGAGGATTTCAGAGAGATACAATTAAGAATCTTACTACTGTTTTTGAAATGGTATTTAAAACAGATGAACCTTTACAAATATCTCTTAAGAGAGTGGAAGAAGAATTTGGTGATATTCCAGAAGTAAAAGAGTTTGTCTCCTTTATAAGAAATAGTAAAAGAGGTATCTGCCCGGCTTGA
- the fabZ gene encoding 3-hydroxyacyl-ACP dehydratase FabZ, with product MIMDIVEIMKVIPHRYPFLLVDKIVELIPKERIVGIKNVTMNEPFFQGHFPGHPIFPGALLVEAMAQVGCVLMFKSFDISPEEYVVYFMGIDKARFRKPVKPGDTVKFVLEPSVIKRRMSKMVGKAYVGEDLVCDAEIMAMIARRDG from the coding sequence ATGATAATGGACATAGTTGAAATTATGAAAGTTATACCTCATAGATATCCTTTTCTTTTGGTTGATAAAATCGTTGAGCTTATTCCAAAAGAGAGGATAGTGGGTATTAAGAACGTTACTATGAATGAACCCTTCTTTCAGGGGCATTTCCCAGGTCATCCTATCTTTCCAGGTGCTCTTTTGGTAGAGGCTATGGCACAGGTTGGGTGCGTTTTAATGTTTAAATCCTTTGATATATCTCCCGAAGAGTACGTAGTTTATTTCATGGGTATAGATAAAGCCCGTTTCAGGAAACCTGTTAAACCTGGTGATACTGTAAAATTTGTCCTTGAACCAAGTGTAATAAAAAGAAGAATGTCAAAGATGGTTGGTAAAGCTTATGTTGGTGAAGATTTGGTGTGTGATGCTGAAATAATGGCTATGATTGCGAGGAGAGATGGTTAA
- the ispF gene encoding 2-C-methyl-D-erythritol 2,4-cyclodiphosphate synthase: MYRVGIGYDAHRFEEGRKLIIGGVEIPYHLGLKGHSDADVLTHAICDAILGALSLGDIGELFPDTDEKYRSVSSLILLEKVVSLAERMGYKIVNVDTVIVAQEPKFKPYKEEMKRKLASVMKIGKERISVKATTTEGMGFEGRREGISAQAVVLLEKTSGRFE; the protein is encoded by the coding sequence ATGTATAGAGTTGGTATAGGCTATGATGCTCATAGATTTGAAGAGGGTAGAAAGTTAATAATAGGTGGTGTTGAAATTCCTTATCATTTGGGGCTAAAAGGTCACTCTGATGCTGATGTTTTAACTCATGCTATATGTGATGCTATTTTAGGTGCTTTATCTTTAGGAGATATAGGAGAATTATTTCCAGATACTGATGAAAAGTATAGGAGCGTTTCAAGTTTAATTCTTCTTGAGAAAGTTGTCTCTCTTGCTGAAAGGATGGGATATAAAATTGTAAATGTAGATACAGTTATTGTTGCTCAGGAACCGAAGTTTAAACCATACAAAGAAGAAATGAAAAGGAAATTAGCTTCAGTTATGAAAATAGGAAAGGAAAGGATTTCCGTTAAAGCAACTACTACTGAAGGTATGGGATTTGAAGGGAGAAGAGAGGGCATTTCAGCTCAGGCAGTAGTTCTTTTAGAGAAGACATCTGGGAGGTTTGAATGA
- a CDS encoding response regulator has protein sequence MKVLYVDSKKTWHLFFERVLSSRGIEVFHAYTIKEAINLAHTEKPDVIIFNSKVDNLPITEFLSDIKGTGIPFIVIGYKAEGMDKDSLLDAGAFQVLEKPFTVEDLITVLKSLKEKLPEVKKEEIEMEVIGAGGEPLPVVDLDEIEVTPVTEEITLEAEPEISVEEVKPVEEKEIVPVVSEEKEAPKPVEAVVPAATGKVKEALPSEVSLDNAQIEKIVREVAWEVVPELAEKIIREEVKKLIESRLA, from the coding sequence ATGAAGGTTCTTTACGTTGACAGTAAAAAGACATGGCATCTTTTCTTTGAAAGGGTACTTTCCTCAAGGGGTATAGAAGTTTTCCATGCTTATACTATTAAGGAAGCTATAAACTTGGCTCATACAGAAAAGCCTGATGTGATAATTTTTAACTCTAAGGTAGATAATTTGCCCATTACCGAGTTTTTGTCCGATATAAAAGGGACAGGTATTCCCTTTATAGTTATTGGCTATAAAGCTGAGGGTATGGATAAGGATTCGCTCTTAGACGCTGGAGCTTTCCAGGTTTTGGAGAAACCTTTCACTGTTGAAGATTTGATAACAGTTCTTAAATCTCTGAAAGAGAAGCTACCAGAAGTTAAGAAAGAAGAAATTGAGATGGAAGTTATCGGTGCAGGTGGAGAGCCTTTACCTGTAGTTGACCTTGATGAGATAGAGGTTACTCCTGTAACAGAAGAAATTACTTTGGAGGCAGAGCCTGAAATTTCTGTAGAAGAAGTAAAACCCGTTGAAGAAAAAGAGATTGTTCCTGTTGTTTCAGAGGAGAAAGAAGCTCCTAAACCTGTGGAAGCAGTTGTTCCTGCGGCGACTGGAAAGGTAAAGGAAGCGCTTCCTTCTGAAGTTTCTCTTGATAATGCTCAGATAGAAAAGATTGTAAGAGAAGTTGCATGGGAAGTTGTTCCAGAACTTGCAGAAAAGATAATCAGGGAGGAAGTCAAGAAACTTATTGAAAGTAGGCTTGCTTGA